The genome window ACAGCCAATCCGGCTCTCACTGGTTTTACAGCTTCTAAAATCATGTGGGTGAAGAATAATCAGCCTGACATCTATGAGAGAATAGCAAAGATATTGCTTCCTAAAGATTATATCAGATTTAAATTGACAGGGGAGTTTGCCACCGAAGTATCGGATGCCAGCGGGATGCAGCTTATGGATATACCTGCAAGACAGTGGAGCGATGAGGTGCTGCAAAAACTAGGCATAGATAAGCAGATGTTGGGACAACTGTATGAATCTCAGGAAATAACGGGTGTAATAAATAAAACTGCATCTGAACTAACTGGTCTCAAACAGGGAACTCCAGTGGTAGGAGGTGCAGGGGATCAGGCAGCAGGTGCTGTAGGAAATGGAATTGTCAAGCCCGGGGTTATATCTTCTACCATTGGTACGTCAGGGGTGGTGTTTGCACATTCCCAGGATGTGAGCATAGATCCAAAGGGCAGGGTTCACACCTTTTGCCATGCAGTTCCTAATACTTGGCATGTGATGGGCGTGACCCAAGGGGCAGGACTATCCTTGAAATGGTTTAGAGATAATTTCTGTATTGAAGAAAAAAGAACAGCAGAGTTGATGAAAGTGGATCCTTATGTGCTCATGGATAAAGAAGCAGAGAATGTAGAGGCTGGATGTAACGGGTTAATGTTTCTTCCATATATGATGGGTGAAAGGACACCACATCTGGACCCAGACGCAAAAGGGGTGTTTTTCGGTCTTTCTGCAAAGCATCAAAAACAGGACATGATAAGGGCTATCATGGAAGGTGTTGTGTATAGTTTAAGGGACTGCCTGGAGATAATAAAACAGATGGGCATCCGAGTGACAGAAGTTAGAGCTTCAGGAGGAGGGGGCAGAAGTCCTCTTTGGAGGCAGATGCAGTCGGATGTATTCGGGGTGGACATAAACACTATAAATTCCAGTGAAGGTCCTGCTTTAGGAGTAGCGCTATTGGCAGGAGTTGGAGTGGGCATCTATGATGATGTTCAACAAGCCTGTGATGCTGCCATAAAAGTTGTAAATACCCAACATTCCAATAAGACATTGTATCCAAAGTATGATAATTATTACAAAATATATCAGAACTTATATAAATCTCTTAAAAAAGATTTTAAGGATTTGGCGAGCATTTTAAATGATTGACTGAGGAGAAGCATTCAAATGACTAAAAATAAAACAGGCAACAATAAATTTCTTAAAAAATATAATCAAGCTCAAATACTCAATATGATAAGGGTACATGAAGAGATTTCCAGATCAGGACTTTCTAAAGTCACCGGTCTTTCTCCTACCGCAATAGGGGGCATTGTATCCGAACTTATTGAAAAGGAATATATCCATGAGGTAGGCACAGGCCAATCAAAAGGCGGAAGAAGGCCCATGCTTTTAAAGTTGAGGCCTGATTCATATTATTCCATAGGGGTGGATATAGCTGTAGATTATATCAATATTGTGCTTATCGACAGCACCGGGCAGTTAAAGTATAAAGAAGCGTTAAGCATGAGAAACCCGGTGGTTTTTGATGATGTTGTTCAAAAGCTGTATGAATTAGTGCTACAGATGATGGAGATGTATAAGCTAAAACAAGAAAGATTATTAGGACTGGGAATTTCAGTACCCGGTTTGATAGATGCACAGACTGATAAGGTGATGCTGGCGCCTAATCTAGGTTGGGAGGATGTGGACTTAAAGAGCCGTATACATGAGATGTTTTGGGGTGTGCCTATATATGTAGAGAATGAATCTAGGGCGTCTGCAATATATGAAAGTTGGATAGGTGCTTGTCAAAACATAAAAAATTTTGTTTGCATCAATATAGAGTCGGGTATAGGAGCGGGAATATTTGCCGGCGGGAAATTGTATAAAGGGGTTTGCGGCAGTGCTGGAGAGATAGGACATATTACAGTGGATGAAAACGGGCCTAAGTGTGGATGCGGCAACTATGGATGTTTAGAAACACTGGCATCAATGAAGAGCATGGTGGAAAAGGCGAAAAGAATGGTGAGACAAGGGAGCAGTACCCTGCTAAATAATGTGGAAGATGTAGAAGATATAACTATCGATATGTTGGTGGAAGCCGCTAGAAACCATGACCAAATAGCCATGAATATTTTAACTGAATCGGCCAGATATTTGGGGATTGCAATATCCTATATTATCAACACCTTAAATCCTTCCAAGATAGTCCTAGGAAAGGAATTTGTAAAGTATTCTGATTTGGTGATGGACCAGATAAAAGGCGTGGCCAGCCGAAAATCTCTTAGTTTTCCTGCTAATAAGGTAGAAATTGTTGCATCAGAAATCGGCAGAGGTTCATCTGCTATAGGTGCAGCCATAATACCGCTAAAATTATTATTCGGGAAATAAGTTAAAAGTAGTTGATTTTGTATAGATAAAAATATATTTTAAATATGTGATAGGGGAGAAGTTTAAAATGAACAAGTATTTTAAAGATATTCCTGATATAAAGTATGAAGGTAGTGATTCTGATAATCCATTGGCGTTTAAATACTATAATGCCGATGAGATGATAGGTGGAAAGAAGATGAAGGATCATCTAAGGTTTGCTGTAGCTTATTGGCATACATATGTAGCCAGAGGGGCTGATCCTTTCGGAACTGGTACAGCTATAAGACCCTGGGATGATATCAGCGATCCCATGGAACTTGCCAAAGCAAAAGTAGAGGCAAACTTTGAGTTCTGCGAAAAATTGGGAGTTCCGTATTTTTGTTTTCATGACAGGGATATTGCACCTGAAGGGGATACGTTGAGAGAGACAAATAAAAGGTTGGACGAGATAGTAGCCCTTATAAAGGATTATATGAGTACCAGCCCAGTTAAACTGCTTTGGGGCACTGCAAACGCCTTTGGTCATCCGAGATATGTACATGGTGCTGCTACTTCTTGTAATGCGGATGTATTTGCATATGCAGCGGCTCAGGTGAAAAAGGCTATGGAAATAACCAAAGAGCTGGGAGGGCAGAATTATGTGTTTTGGGGAGGAAGGGAAGGTTACGAGACATTATTGAACACAGATGTAAAGTTGGAA of Clostridia bacterium contains these proteins:
- the xylB gene encoding xylulokinase codes for the protein MAFLLGIDIGTSATKTVLFDEKGNTVVSSSEEYPLYQPKVGWAEQDPEDWWKATYNSIKSVIYKSGIDASDVKGVGLSGQMHGAVLLDKDCNVLRRAIIWCDQRSAAECEEITSIIGKDRLIQITANPALTGFTASKIMWVKNNQPDIYERIAKILLPKDYIRFKLTGEFATEVSDASGMQLMDIPARQWSDEVLQKLGIDKQMLGQLYESQEITGVINKTASELTGLKQGTPVVGGAGDQAAGAVGNGIVKPGVISSTIGTSGVVFAHSQDVSIDPKGRVHTFCHAVPNTWHVMGVTQGAGLSLKWFRDNFCIEEKRTAELMKVDPYVLMDKEAENVEAGCNGLMFLPYMMGERTPHLDPDAKGVFFGLSAKHQKQDMIRAIMEGVVYSLRDCLEIIKQMGIRVTEVRASGGGGRSPLWRQMQSDVFGVDINTINSSEGPALGVALLAGVGVGIYDDVQQACDAAIKVVNTQHSNKTLYPKYDNYYKIYQNLYKSLKKDFKDLASILND
- a CDS encoding ROK family transcriptional regulator encodes the protein MTKNKTGNNKFLKKYNQAQILNMIRVHEEISRSGLSKVTGLSPTAIGGIVSELIEKEYIHEVGTGQSKGGRRPMLLKLRPDSYYSIGVDIAVDYINIVLIDSTGQLKYKEALSMRNPVVFDDVVQKLYELVLQMMEMYKLKQERLLGLGISVPGLIDAQTDKVMLAPNLGWEDVDLKSRIHEMFWGVPIYVENESRASAIYESWIGACQNIKNFVCINIESGIGAGIFAGGKLYKGVCGSAGEIGHITVDENGPKCGCGNYGCLETLASMKSMVEKAKRMVRQGSSTLLNNVEDVEDITIDMLVEAARNHDQIAMNILTESARYLGIAISYIINTLNPSKIVLGKEFVKYSDLVMDQIKGVASRKSLSFPANKVEIVASEIGRGSSAIGAAIIPLKLLFGK